The Rhodospirillales bacterium genome includes the window GTCGGGCCGGTATTCCTTGGGAATCCCGACTTTCAGGCCCTTCATGTCGCCGGTCATGCCGGCGCGGAAATCCGGCACCGGCAGATTGGCGGAGGTGGAATCTTTCGCATCGTGCCCGGCCATGACTTCCAGCATCAGCGCGCAATCCTCGACCGTGCGGGCGAACGGCCCGGCCTGATCGAGCGACGACGCGAACGCCACGATGCCCCAGCGCGAACAGCGGCCATAGGTCGGCTTGATGCCGCAAATGCCGGTGAACGCGGCGGGCTGGCGGATGGAGCCGCCGGTGTCGGTGCCGGTCGCGCCAAGGCACAGCCGCGCGGACACGGCGGCCGACGATCCGCCCGACGATCCGCCGGGCACGAGGTCGCGGCCATCGCCGTTATTGCGCTTCCACGGGGAAATGACGTTGCCGAAGGCGGATGTGGTGTTGGAAGACCCCATCGCGAATTCGTCGCACGACAGCTTGCCCAGCATCACCGACCCTGCATCCAGCAGGTTTTGCGACACGGTGGATTCATAGGTCGGCACGAAACCTTCAAGGATCTTGCTCGACGCCGTGGTCTGGACGCCCTTGGTGCAATACAGGTCCTTGATTCCGAGGGGGATGCCTTCCAGCTTGCCCGCTTGTCCGGATGCAATGCGCTTGTCGCTTGCGGCGGCCTGTTCAAGTGCGATCTCCGGCGTTTCGGTGATAAAGGCGTTCAGATGCCGCGCGCCCTCCATGGCCTTGATATGGGCCTGTGTCAGTTCGACGGCGGAAAAAGTCTTGTTGGAAAGCCCTTTCAGGGCCTCGGCAATGCTAAGGTCGGTGAGTTCGGTCATAAACGCCCTTCCGGCGGCGAAATTTAACGTGTGTTTGTGTTGATTACGTCTTGGCCGGAATTGCCGTTCCTGTCAACGATGGTGCGGCGATAAGTCTGGGTCAACGGGTCATAGATGAAACGCGGGGCCTCGCCGTCCGGTCCGCCCGCCGCCGGGGCGATGTTTTCAAGGCTGGTTTCACCCTCGGCCGGGATTTCTTCATACAAAATCGTGCCGTTCGGCATGATGGTAAATCCTTGCGACCGCGCGATCGCCGCGCTCGAGGGCATGCTTTCCTGCGTATCTTGCGCATCGCCGGCGCGCGCCACGCTTGCATGATCAAGCCATGCCGCTGCCGCAAAGCCAAATATTACGGCAAATAATGCCAACAATGTCGGATGCTTCATACCTGAAGCCTATAGCAAAATACGTGCCGCCGGCAAAAAACACGTAAAAAACACGCCCGATACATGATCCGGGCGGGTTTCAGGGGGCGTCTGATCAGTTATTGAAGGTGTAGGTGGCAGAGGTGTCGCCGCCCGGCCATTCGCGCGCACGAACAGTTTCCGAAGCGGGCAGCATGTCACCGCGCGCATGGGTCGCCGGGTGGGAAAGCGCGCCTGGATCCGCGATCTGCGCTTCGGTGCGGTTATAGGCATTGTTCGGCATGGTGGTGACATCGACATGTCCGTCGATGCCCACGCCCGGTGTACCAACATCGCCCGCGCGCGCCGTGCCCTGCGCTGGCGTAACGTTTGCTACGCCGCCGCTGGGTGGATAGACGATATCTTCGCGCACCAGCACGGCGCCGCCCGCCTTGGGCCCGTCCTGCGTGACGATTTTCTGGTCTGCGCGCGAAAAGTCGGACAGGCTCATCGCTTGCGTCCCCTGATTGAACAGGACCAGCGTGCCAACGCCCATGACGCCGGCCAGAATGGTGGAATAAAGCATTGTGCGTTTCATGATGAAATCTCCATGCGATCGGTTTGAATTACGCATTGCCAATGCGCGTGGGCCGTAACTTGTTCCGGGAAAATTTCACGGCAATGGCGAACGCCCCCGCTTTTCAGGCGGGGGCGCGGCAAGGTCGGTTCCGTGCTTAGTTGTTGAAGTTGCCCATGTCGTGGACATGGATGTTCAGGCCGTTGTCCGCATAATAGGCGCCTCCGCTGCTGGTGTAATAATTTCCGCCGCCGGTGGTGTAATCAATCGGCTCGTGTTTGATCATCGTCTTGACACGACCATGTTTCATCGCGGCAAAATCGCCCACGAACTCGCCATTCACATGCGCCGCGATGATCGGATAGGGGCGATCGCCCACCATGCCCACCTTGCGCGTGCCGATGACGTTATAGTTTTCCTTGATGACTTCCTGATCGACGACCATGCCGGGTGCACAGTTTTTATGTTGATAATGATGCATCCTGTGCGGCATGGCCTTATCGGCGGCAAAAGCGCCGGTGGCGAATACGGTCAGGCAAAGGGCCGAAATCCCGGCCAGAAGAATGGATTGCAGTTTCATGGGAATACCCCCTGTTGGTTGTGCCGCTTCCAACAGACAGAGAGAAAAAAAGTTCCGTACTACGATTTAAGAAAAAACCGGCTTATTCGACGATCTTGGGCACGGCGAAAAAGCCGCTGGTCGTTTCCGGTGCGTTGGCCAGAATGTCCGCTTGTTTATCGCCATCGGTCACGACGTCAGCGCGCAGAGGCAGGGGAATGTTGTTGACGCTGGCCAAAGGCTCAATCCCGTCGGTGGGGACGGCGTTAAGCTGCTCGATCCATGTCATGATGCCGTTGATCTGATTGGCGTATTTGGCTTTTTCGTCCTCCGCCACCCGGATGCGGGCGAGAGAGGCGATCTTGGTCACGGTTGCGTTGTCGATGCTCATGCGCCACAACATCTATAATGAAACCGCCCGCACTGCAATATCTTGAAGATGCGTGGCCCGATTGCCCGCGCGATGCGCGGCTTCTGGGCATCGATCACGGCACCCGGACGCTGGGGTTGGCCCTGTGCGACCCCGGCCAGACGCTGGCAACGCCGCTTAAGACCATTCGCCGCGCCAAATTCGAGGCTGATGTCGCCGCCCTGAAAACCGTGATCGCGGATTACGGGGTTCGGGGCTTGATCGTCGGCTGGCCGCTGGAGGCGCACGGCGCCGAAGGCCCACGCTGCCAGTCCGTGCGCGACTATATGGCGATGCTGGCCCCCAGACTGGATTTATGGTGGGCGGTGTGGGACGAACGCCTGTCCACCGCCGATGCACACCGCCTGATGGCCGAGGATATGGGCCTGAGCTTTGCCCGCCGCAAACAGGCGGTCGATGCGCTGGCCGCGCAGACGATTCTTCAGTCCGCGCTCGATTTCATGACGGCGAACCGTAACACAGAAGCCGGTCCCCGTTCGCGCTAAGCCACGCGCGCGCGCCGTCCATATCCTCGCAAAGCGACTGGCACAAATCCCAGAAGCGTTGCGAGTGATTCATGTACCGCAGATGCGCGCATTCATGCGCGACCACGTAATCGATGACATGGTCGGGCGTGAACACCAGCCGCCAGCAGAACATCAAACGTCCGTCCGGCGAACAGCTGCCCCAGCGCGCGCGCGTGTCCCGCAGCTGGATGCCCTGTACGCTGCGTTCGATGCGTTGCGACTTGGTTTCGGCCAGCGGACGTAACCGTGTTTCAAGAATCCTGTATAGATAACGGCGGATATTGCTGGCCGGGTCCGGACGTGGCGTGGACACCGCAAGAGTCGTGTCGTTCAGTGTACAATGCGTAACGCGGCCCGTACCTAGTGTGACCACGATCAACCGGTCCCGCCCGAACACGGGGAGGACCGAACCGTGCGCCAACGGAACGGGTTTTTCAAGTTTCGCCAGATGCGCGTCGATCCATTCGCGGTTGGCATCGGCGAAACGCCACGCGGTTTTTTCCGATGCGCGCTTGGGGACGACCAGACAGATTTCCCCCCGCGCCGGGTCGACGCGCAGCGCCACGCGCCGTGCCGTGCCGGACCGCACGACGCGCACGTTTTCAAGTCCCTCTGGCGGGATGTGCGGCGGCTTGGGC containing:
- the gatA gene encoding Asp-tRNA(Asn)/Glu-tRNA(Gln) amidotransferase subunit GatA, producing the protein MTELTDLSIAEALKGLSNKTFSAVELTQAHIKAMEGARHLNAFITETPEIALEQAAASDKRIASGQAGKLEGIPLGIKDLYCTKGVQTTASSKILEGFVPTYESTVSQNLLDAGSVMLGKLSCDEFAMGSSNTTSAFGNVISPWKRNNGDGRDLVPGGSSGGSSAAVSARLCLGATGTDTGGSIRQPAAFTGICGIKPTYGRCSRWGIVAFASSLDQAGPFARTVEDCALMLEVMAGHDAKDSTSANLPVPDFRAGMTGDMKGLKVGIPKEYRPDGLSPEILKSWDDGIAWLKDAGAEIVDVSLPHTQYALPAYYIIAPAECSSNLARYDGVRYGLRVEGQNLSDMYELSRAKGFGAEVKRRIMIGTYVLSAGYYDAYYIKAQKIRRLIANDFAEAYTKCDVLLTPATPSPAFAVGENEDDPVKMYLNDVFTVTVNLAGLPGMVVPAGLSSDGLPLGLQIIGKAWDEATVFRTAHVIERAAKFTAKPQTILKKAA
- the gatC gene encoding Asp-tRNA(Asn)/Glu-tRNA(Gln) amidotransferase subunit GatC codes for the protein MSIDNATVTKIASLARIRVAEDEKAKYANQINGIMTWIEQLNAVPTDGIEPLASVNNIPLPLRADVVTDGDKQADILANAPETTSGFFAVPKIVE
- the ruvX gene encoding Holliday junction resolvase RuvX encodes the protein MKPPALQYLEDAWPDCPRDARLLGIDHGTRTLGLALCDPGQTLATPLKTIRRAKFEADVAALKTVIADYGVRGLIVGWPLEAHGAEGPRCQSVRDYMAMLAPRLDLWWAVWDERLSTADAHRLMAEDMGLSFARRKQAVDALAAQTILQSALDFMTANRNTEAGPRSR
- a CDS encoding M48 family metallopeptidase, translating into MFFRSTTPKPPHIPPEGLENVRVVRSGTARRVALRVDPARGEICLVVPKRASEKTAWRFADANREWIDAHLAKLEKPVPLAHGSVLPVFGRDRLIVVTLGTGRVTHCTLNDTTLAVSTPRPDPASNIRRYLYRILETRLRPLAETKSQRIERSVQGIQLRDTRARWGSCSPDGRLMFCWRLVFTPDHVIDYVVAHECAHLRYMNHSQRFWDLCQSLCEDMDGARAWLSANGDRLLCYGSPS